TCCTAAAAAAATAAGTATTTTTTTAAAAAAATTCAAAGATATTTTGGAAAAAAATAAAACTAATTTAGATACTGAGATTAGATTTTCGCTAGATTGGAGTAAAAATATAATTAAAAATATACCATATTTATTTGAAAGTTATTCTGTAAATATATTTGAAGATTTTTTAAAGAATACTCCTGCCTTTATTATATCAGCAGGTCCATCTCTTAATAAAAATATACAATTGCTGAAGGCAATTGATAATAGAGGGATAATAATATGTACAGATACTGCCCTTAAACCTATGTTAAAAAACAATATAAAGCCCCATCTCGTTATATCTGTAGATGGTAGTTGTAAAAATTATAAAAAATATGAAAATACAGAATATGCAGATATACCTCTGTTCTACAGTGTGAAAGTTAATGATAAGATATTAAGCGAATGCAAAAGTAAAAAAGTTATTTATTCAGCTTATGATGAAGAGTTAAGTAAAATATTAAAAAAACTAAACATTGGATTATCTAATCTTCCTAGTGGAGGTTCTGTTGCAAACAATGCATTGTCACTTGCTATTTTTATGAATGCAAATCCTATAGTCTTAGTAGGCCAGGATTTAGCTTATTCGAACAACCAAAAACATGCAACAGGAACTTTATACGATGATTCTAAAAATTATATAGATCAAGAAGAAAAGTTAGTAGAAGGAATTGATGGGAAATTGTTAAAAACGAATGAAAGTCTATTAACTTTTTTGAAATGGTTCGAAGATGTTATAAAAAGAGATAAAAATAATAGAGTATATGTAAATGCTACAGAAGGTGGAGCTAATATTAAAGGGACAACAGTAATGAAATTAGAAGATGTTATAAATAGATACTGTAATGAACCGAAGGATTTAAATTTAAGATTTAATAATTTACTTGAAAATTCAACATATTTTATTAATGAAGAATATAGAAAGGAAGTAATCGGTATATTTGAGGATGAACTTTTTAATTTAATAAAGTACAAAAATATTTTAGAAGAAAATATAAAAATATGTGAAATTTTAATAAATGAAATAGATTCTAAATTGATTAGAGAATATTTAGAGATTTTGGATTTAAATGATAGAAAGATATCGAATGTTAAAAATGAAACAATTTTTATTGGAAGTGTTTTGACAAATGCTACTAACAATATAATTTTAAATATAAGAAGAAATAATAATCTTAATGAAAGTGAGAATGAAAATAATAAAAGTATAGCATTAGATAATAGTTTATATCTATATCAAGAACTTATTAAAAGTATAGAATATATAATACCCATAATAAAAACTACTATTAATAAATTAATAAGGTAGGTATATTAAATTGAAAAATATCAATAAAAACATATATATAAAAAACATAGAGTTATTAAAGCAATATTATCCAGAGTACATTAAAGTATTAGAAGATAATAAATATAATGATGAAAAAGTTAAAGTAATAGAAACCAGAGATGGAAATATATCTTTAATAGTAGAAAAGGGAAAAAAAATAACTATTCATAGCAAATATAAGCCTATTGAAGAAGCTAAAAGATGGACTAAAAATATCCAAATAGAAGAAAATGATTGTATATTTGTTTTTGGGATGGGCCTTTTATACCATGTTGATTTTTTATTAGAAAAAATAAGACAAAACAATAAATTGATTATTATTGAACCTAGTATAGAAGTATTAAAAAAAACTATTTCTGTAGTAGATTTAGAAAATATCATTTTAAATAACAATATAAGCATAGTTTTATATAATGATGAACATTTTAAGGATAGAGTATCAAAAATTTTAATGGAGACAGGATTGCAGCGAATAAATTATAAATATTTAAAATTACAAACATATGTAAATGCTTTTGTAGAGGAATATAGAGATTATTTAAACGTCCTAAATAATGCTAAAATAGATATACTTACGCAAAAGAATACAATAATAAATTCAAGTGAAGAATGGACAAAAAATGATTATAAAAACTTAAAGCATTTAAAAAATAGCATAAATATATCATGTTTTTTTAATAAATTCAAAAATATACCGGCTATATTAGTATCTGCAGGACCTTCATTAGATAAGAACATTGAATATATCAGGAATTTTAAAGATAAATGTTTAATTATTGCTGTAGATACTTCTTTAAAAGCATTAATAACAAAAGACATAAATCCCCATATGGTTATTTCTGTAGATGGAACATATAAGAATTATGATAAAATTAAAGGATTAGATTTTAGTAATATTCCTTTAGTGTATACAAACAGGGTATATTATAAGATTCTAGAAGAGCATAAAGGGAAGAAAATAATATATGATTTTGATTCAAATATTGTATCGAATTTGTTTAGTAGAATTGGAGAGGATATTGGAATTTTAGAAGAACAAGGTTCTGTTTCAACTTGTGCATTAGATTTTTTAATTAAAATAGGAGCTAATCCAATAGTTTTTGTTGGGCAAGATTTAGCTTATACTGATGATAAAAAGTATGCACAAAATACTATGTATGATTATGTTGATTATGAAAGATATGGAGATTTTGGATTTGAAAGTTTTGTTGATGGATATTATGGTGGGAAAGTAAAAACTGATTATGCATTAAGACGATTTTTAGAATATTTTGAGACTAGAATATATAAGGAAAAAGAAAAAATAGAATTTATAAATGCAACAGAAGGTGGAGCTAATATTAAAGGGTGTAAGAATATAACTTTAAAAAATCTTAAAAATGAATTTGAAAATAAAATCAATATTGGAATGACTATTAACAATATATTTAAAATAAAATCGATTATTAACAATGAAAATAAGGATAGATTTGTAAAAGAATTAGAAAAAATGTATCTAAGTATAAAAAATATAGAAAATAAATTAAACCAAGTACTAAAACAAATTGAACAACTACATCTAATTTATGATAAAAATGATTATTATTATAAAATTAAAGAAATTAAAGAAATTATAGCTATAGTTGATCAATTTGAAGAGTTTTTACAAAATAAAAAAGATGAAATAATTTTAATGAATTATGAATTATTTAAATGGGAACAAGAAGTAATTGCTATTACTAAAAATAGTAATATTTTAAATATAGATGAAAGACAAAAAGGATTAATTATAGCTAAAAATAATAAAATAATATATGAAAAATTAAAAGATATAGTAATAGATCACAAAAAAAAATTAGAAACATGTTTAAGTGAAATCTAAAGGTTAGAGTTATGTTATAGCTAATATTTATTATGATGAATATGCTATATCTGCAATAATAGGAAAAAATAAAACATTAGTATGCTAATTTAATCGATAAAAAAGTAGTGGGATTGGATTGGATATAATTAAAGAAGTTTATATATATAATTTAATATAAATAAGGGGGAAAAATGAAGAATATAGTTTTGCTTAAAGGTAAGTTTCAGTATGATGTAGTTAATAGATTTATTGATTATATAGAAAAAGGTTTTTATAAATTAGGATATGAAACTAGAATAATTGAATTTAGTAATTTTGATTCTGAAGAAAAGAAAAATGAATATATATATAAATTATTAACATTTATTGATAATGATACACAATTTGTATTTTTATTTAATTTAATTATGAATAATGTATTGAAAGGGTTTACCAAAATATATGATAAACTTAATTTTTTAACAGTAGGTTTTTTAGTAGATAGCACTATTCTTCATTATGATAGAGTTAAAAATATATCAGATAAAGATGTTTTATTTTGTATGGATGAAAATCATATAGATATAGCAAAATTATATACTAAAAATGTATATTTTTCACCTCATGGAGGTTGTGAAGCAAGAACAAAAATAAGTATAGACTCTTGTAAAAGAAATAAGCCTATTGTCTTTGCTGGTACTTATGAAAACTCTAATGAAATTTTTAATGATTGGAAATATTATGATGAAACAACTAGAAAAAATATGTTAGAAATTCTAGAATTAGGAATGAGCTCAAAAGAATTATATTTAGAGAATATAGTTATAGATTTTCTAAAATCAAGATTTGAATTTGAAGACATGATGGAGTCTGGAGGATATCAAATATTCACAGAAATTGATAGATATATAAGAATGAAGAGAAGAGAAGATATTATAAACTCTTTAATTAATAAAGGACTTAAGGTAGAATGCTATGGGAAAGGTTGGGAAAATTTTGGACTGGCTGATAAATTAGACGTAAAAGGAAGTGTAAGTTTCAGCTATATACTACATTTGATGCAAAAATCAAAAGTATTTTTAGATTGTACCCCTTCCTATAAAAAAGGAGGACATGAAAGAATATTTTCTAGTATGTTGAATGGTTCAGTGTGTTTTACAGATAGAAATATTTATTTAGGAAAAGAGTTTAAAGAGAATAAAGAAATATTATTTTATGATTATGACAATTTAAATGAAAGTATTGATAGATTAATAGATATTTTAGATAATGACAGCAAAAGAATTGAAATTGCTCAAGATGGTCAAAAAAAGGCATTAGAAAATCATACATGGGAAAATAGAGCTAAGTTTATTGTAGATAAAATAAATGAAATTAAATTATAATTTATAGGAGGATTTATGAAAGTTTTAGTTACGGGTGCAGATGGCTTTATAGGAAGTCATCTAGTTGAAGCTTTATTAGAAGAAGGACATGATGTAAGAGCATTTGCTTATTATAATTCATTTAATTCATGGGGATGGCTTGATACCCTTCCTAAAGATAGATTAAAAGAAATTGAAGTGTTTACAGGTGATATAAGAGATCCTAATGGAGTAAGGGAAGCTATGAAAGGAATAGAGGAGGTTTATCATTTAGCCGCACTTATTGCTATTCCATTTAGTTACCATTCTCCAGATTCTTATGTAGATACAAATATAAAAGGAACTCTTAATGTATTACAAGCCGCTAGAGATTTAGATACTAAAAGAGTATTAGTTACTTCTACATCAGAAGTTTATGGAACAGCTAAATATGTACCAATAGATGAAAAACATCCATTTCAAGGACAATCTCCTTATTCTGCGACTAAAATAGGAGCAGATAGAATAGCAGAGTCGTTCTATAAAAGTTTTAATATGCCAATTAGTATAGTAAGACCTTTCAATACATATGGACCAAGACAATCAGCAAGAGCTGTAATACCTACAATAATAACTCAGCTTTTAGCTGGGAAAGAAGAGATAAAACTTGGAAGTTTAACACCTACTAGAGACTTTAACTATGTAAAAGATACCGCTAGAGGATTTATAGATATAGCTAAAAGTGATAAAACAATAGGAGAAGAGATAAATATAGCAACTCAAAAAGAAATTTCAATAGGAGAATTAGCACAAGAACTTATAAATCAAATAAATCCTAATGCTAAAATAATTTGTGATGAACAAAGAATAAGACCAGAAAAAAGTGAAGTTAATAGATTGCTTGGATCTAATGAAAAAATAAAAAGACTTACAAACTGGGATACAAGATATAGTTTAACAGAAGGAATTGCCGAAACTATAGAGTGGATTAAAAATAATTTAGATAAATATAAAGTTGATATTTATAATCTTTAGATTAAAAAAATAAATGAGGTGATTTTGTGGGAACTAGTAATTGAGGATCTTTTAATAGTATATTAACAGTTTTGGCTACAATAAATCCAAAATCAATGTTAGATGTGGGAGTTGGATTTGGAAGATATGGATTTGTTGCTAGAGAGTTGTTAGATTATGAGATTAATGAAGATGGAAGTTATGCTAAATGGAAAAGAAGAATTGATGGAATAGAGATATTTGAAAAATATTTAACTCCAGTACATGAATATGTATATGATGAAATTTATATAAGAGATGCTTATGATCTTATAAGAGATAAAGATTTTTATTATGATATGGTTTTAATATCAGATGTTATAGAAGATTTCACAAAAAAAATGCTATAACATTAATAAAAAATACTTTGAAGAAAACTAATAATTTGGTAATAAATACTCCTTATATATACTATGACCAAGATGAATTACATAGTAACTCAAATGAAAAACATTTATCTGGTTGGGACATTCAAGATTTTAAAGATTTAGGAGCAAAATATATTTGGAGAGACGGTATATCATTGATTGTTGTGTTTTCAAATAGAGACTTGAATATACCGTTAGCAGAAGATAAAGTAGATGAATTGAATAATCAAGATATAATCAATTTAAAATTAATGTTAAATATGTATTTAGAAACTAATCAATTTAAAGAATCGTATAGAATATCTAAAAAATATACAGAAATATATCCTAATGATTTTGAAATAAATCTAATATGTGCATTTTCAAGTGAAAAGATAGGTTATTTTAAAGAGGCATATAAACATGCTAAATTGGCATATGAAATGAATAGTGAATCACAATATGCAAAAAAAATCATGGAAAGAAATCACTTTTAAAAAATTAATATATTTTAACGAGGAGAAATTAATATGGATAAGTTTATACCTTTATCGGTTCCAAAGTTAAAAGGAAAAGAACTTGAATATGTTACTAACGCTATAGAAACTGAATGGGTATCTACAGGTGGAGCATATATAAATGAGTTTGAAAAAAATATAGCTAAATATTTAAATATAGAAAATGCTGTAGCTTGTCAGAGTGGAACAGCAGGTCTTCATTTGGCTTTAAGATTATGCGAAGTGAAATATGGTGATGAGGTAATAGTTCCAACTCTTACATTTATAGCTGCAGTAAATCCAGTGAAATATTTAGGGGCAGAGCCTATATTTATGGATTGCGATGATACTTTAAATATGGATTTAGATAAACTTGAAGAATTTTGTGAAAAAGAATGTTATTTAACAGAAAAAGGATTAATAAATAAAAAAACTAAAAAAATTATAAAAGCTTTAGTAGTTGTTCATGTATTTGGTAATATGGTTAATATGGAAAAAATAATGAATATAGCAAATAAATATAAGCTTAAAGTAGTAGAAGATGCAACTGAAGCTTTAGGAACTTATTGTACAGAAGGGAAATATAAAAGTAAATTTGCAGGAACAATAGGAGATTTTGGGGTTTATTCTTTTAATGGAAATAAGATTATAACTACTGGTGGAGGAGGAATGTTAGTAGGGAAAAATATAGATTTAGTTTTAAAAGCTAAATATTTATCAACTCAAGCTAAAGACGACCAGCTATATTATAATCATAGTGAAATAGGATATAATTACAGAATGACCAATATTCAAGCTGCTTTAGGAGTTGCTCAACTTGAACGGTTAGAAGAATTCATACAAATAAAGACTAAGAATTATAGTTTATATAAAAGTAAAATAAAAAATATAGAAGGATTAAGTTTATTAGATTTTAATCAAAACTGTAGATCAAATTATTGGTTTTATTCTTTAGTTATAAATAAAGAGAAATATGGTTTAAATAGAGACGAATTATTAAAAAAACTTAGCGAAAAAAAAATACAAACAAGACCTATTTGGGGACTTATACATAAGCAAAAACCTTATGTAAATAGTCAATCTTATAAGATAGAAAAAGCAAATTATTATTTAGAAAAAATAATTAATATACCCTGTAGTACTAATTTGAGTAAAGAAGAAGTTTTAATGGTAATTAAGGCATTAACAAATTTAAAACTAAGTATATAAGAAGGGATACTTATGAGACTACAAGATTTATTTATAGATGAGACTATGACCATAAAAGAAGCTTTAAAAAAGTTAGATGAAACAGCAAAAAAAATACTAATTGTTACTGAATATAATAAATTAAAAGCAGTTATAACTGATGGAGATATAAGACGTTGGATATTAAGAAGTGGAGATTTATCAAAAACAGTTAGTTTAATAATGAATAAAAAGCCTGTATTTTTAACGATAGGAAATGAACACTTAGCAGAAAAATTGATGAAGGAAAAATTTATTGAAAGTATTCCAGTGGTAAATAAAAACAAAGAAGTAGTAAATGTAATATTCTGGAATGAAAAATTTAAAGATAGGCTTAATTATTTTAATAAAATACAAAATCCCGTAGTTATAATGGCAGGAGGAAAAGGAACAAGACTCTATCCTTTTACAAAAATTTTTCCTAAACCACTAATTCCTATAGGAGAAATTCCTATAGTTGAAAGAATTATGAATAGATTTAGAGAATATGGCTGTGATGATTTTTACTTAACTGTAAATTATAAAAAAAATATGATAAGAGCATATTTTAACGAATTAAAAAAAGATTATAAAATAAATTATGTTGAAGAAGAAAGGCCTTTGGGAACAGGGGGCAGTTTACATTTATTAAAAGGAAAAATAAATAATACATTTTTTGTAAGTAATTGTGATATTTTAATAGATGGTAATTATTCAGATATGCTTAGATTTCATAAAGAAAATAAAAATAAAATTACAATGATAACATCTCTTAAACATTATGCTATTCCTTATGGTGTAATAAAATTGAATGAAGATGAAACTATAAAAAATATAGTTGAAAAACCTGAATATGATTTTTTAGTTAATACAGGTATGTATATATTAGATCCAGAAACTATAGAGGATGTACCAGAAAATGATTTCTATCATATTACAGATTTAATAAATTATTATATTAAAAAAGGAGAAAAAGTAGGGGCATATCCAGTTAGTGATAAATCATGGCTTGATATGGGACAATTTAAAGAAATGGAAAATATGATTGAAAGGTTAGGGTTAAAGTAAAATGAAAGATATTATACTAATAGGTGGAGGAGGACATTGTAAAAGTATAATAGATTCATTAAAAGACAGCTGTGAATTTAACATAGTAGGAATATTGGATCTAAAAGAAAATATAGGCGGTTTTATTAATAACATAAAAATAATAGGAACAGATAATGATTTGGTTAAATTCCACAAAAAAGGGATTAACTATGCATTTATAGGTGTTGGAAGTATAGGAAATCCTAAGTTGAGAATTGAACTTTATGAAAATGCGAAAAAAATAGGATATAAATTCCCTTTTATAATAGATAAAAGTGCAATAATTTCTAAAAATACAGTGATAAAAGAAGGCTCTTTTATAGGTAAGGGAGTTATAATTAATTCAGATGTGCACATCGGTAAAAATTGTATTATAAACACGGGATGTATAATAGATCATGAGTGCATTATAAAAGATTTTGTTCATATAGCTCCAGGGAGTGTTTTGAGTGGAGGGGTTGAAATTGGAACAAACACCCACATAGGGACGAACTCTACTATTATACAATATAGAAAAATAGGTAGTAATACAATTATAGGAGCAGGAAGTGTAGTAGTAAAAGATATAAAAAATAATGTTAAAGCTTATGGGAATCCTTGTAAGGAGGTATATTAATTGGCTAATGTATTTATAATAGCTGAAGCTGGAGTTAATCATAATGGGAGCTTAGATATTGCAAAAAAATTGATAGATGTGGCTGTAGAAGCAAAGGTGGATGCAGTCAAATTTCAAAGCTTTAAAACTGAAAAACTTGTTTCAAAAAATGCACAGAAAGCGCAATACCAAAAAGAAACTACAGATTTTTCAGAAAATCAATTTGATATGATAAAAAAATTAGAATTAGATTATGAAAAACATGAAGATTTAGTTAATTACTGCAAATCAAAAGAAATAATGTTTTTATCTTCACCTTTTGATTTGGAAAGCATAGACTTATTAGATAGTATGGGTTTAGAAATTTTTAAAATACCATCTGGAGAAATAACAAATCTACCTTATTTAAGAAAAATAGGGAAATTAAAAAAGAAAGTAATTTTATCAACTGGTATGGCTACACTTGGAGAAATAGAACAAGCATTAAACATTTTAAAAGAAAATGGAACATATGATATTACAGTCTTACATTGCAACACAGAATATCCAACTCCAATTGAAGATGTAAATTTAAAAGCCATGAATACTATAAAAGAAGCATTTAAAGTAGAAGTTGGATACTCAGACCATACATTAGGAATAGAAGCTCCTATAGCAGCAGTAGCCCTAGGAGCAAAAGTAATAGAAAAGCATTTTACATTAGATAAAAACATGAAAGGACCAGATCATAGAGCTAGTTTAAATCCTCAAGAATTAAAAGCTATGGTTAGATATATTAGGAATATAGAAAAAGCTATTGGAGATGGAATAAAAAGACCTTCTAAATCAGAGTTGAAAAATAAAGATATCGCTAGAAAAAGTTTAGTAGCAAATTGCAGTATAAAAAAAGGAGAAATTTTTACAGAAAAAAATATACAAGCAAAAAGACCAGGCAAAGGAATATCTCCTATGAGATGGAATGAAGTAATAGGTAAAGTAGCCAATAAAGATTATAAAGAAGATGAGTTGATTGAAATATGAAAAAAAAAGTTTGTGTAATTACTGGAACAAGAGCAGAGTATGGGCTATTGAAACCTTTAATAGATAAAATAGATAAAGATAGTGAATTAGAATTACAATTAATAGTTACTGGAATGCATTTATCGCCAGAGTTTGGATTTACTTATAATGAAATACAAACAGATGGATATAAAATAGATGAAAAAATTGAAATCTTATTAAGTTCAGATACCAATGTGGGAATATCTAAATCTATGGGACTTGCTATGATAAGTTTTGCAGAATGTTATGAAAGATTAAAACCAGATATGATAGTTGTATTAGGTGATCGATATGAAATATTTTGCGCTGCAAGTTGTGCTATGATATCTAGAATACCTATTTCTCATTTACATGGTGGAGAAGTTACTGAAGGTGTAGTAGATGAAGCTATAAGACATTCAATTAGTAAAATGAGTTATATTCACTTTACTAGTACACAAGAATATAGAAATAGAGTAATTCAGTTAGGAGAATGTCCAGACCGAGTTTTTAATGTAGGTGCTATAGGTATAGAAAATATAAAAAATATGAATTTACTGTCTAAAGAAGATTTACAAAAAAGTATAGGTTTTAAGTTTGGAGAAAAAACAATATTGGTTACATTTCATCCAGTTACATTAGAAAAGTTCTCTTCGAGAAAACAATTTCAAAACCTACTAGATGCAATAGATGAAATGAAAAATTTAAAGGTGATTTTTACAAAAGCAAACTCAGATACAAATGGAAGAATAATTAATAAAATAATAGATGAATATGTTAATAAAAATAAAGAAAAAGCTATAGCATTTATATCGCTAGGACAATTAAGATACTTGAGTGCTATGAAATATGTAGATGCAGTTGTCGGAAATTCGTCTAGTGGAATAATAGAAGCTCCTTCTTTTAAAGTTCCTACAGTTAATATAGGAGATAGGCAAAAAGGAAGAATACAAGCTAAATCTGTTATTAATTGTAAGCCTAGTAAAAAAGATATTTTAAATAGTTTTGAAAAAGCTTTTTCTAGAGAATTTAAGAATGAAATAAAGTTTACCAAAAATCCGTATGGAGATGGAAAAGTATCCAATAAAATTATGAAAGAAATAAAACGATATTTATTTGATGATCTAATAAATATAAAAAAGCCTTTTTATGATATAAAGGTGAGGTGATTTTATGAAAAAAATACTTGCAATTATACCCGCTAGAGGAGGATCTAAGGGGGTACCTCGAAAAAATATAAAGCATTTATACGGTAAACATTTAATAGGTTGGACTATAGAAGCAGCTAAAAAGTCTAAGTATATAGATAGATTAATAGTATCAACAGAAGATAAAGAAATAGCTGAGGTTTCTAAAAAATATGGATGTGAAATTCCTTTCTTAAGGCCAAAAGAGCTTGCAAAAGATGATACATCTGGAATAGATCCTGTAATACATGCTGTTAATTGTATGAAAAATGATTATGGTTATAATCCGGATTATGTTATGCTTTTACAGTGCACTTCTCCTCTTAGAAATGAGAAGCAAATAGATGAATCTATAGAATTAATTTTAGAAAATGAAAATTCAGAGTCTTTAATTTCCATTACAGAAGTTGAACATAATCCTTATTGGAATAAAAAAATTGATAAGAATGGATTTTTAAAGGATTTCATAGAATACGACAAAAGTAAATTTGTAAGAAGACAAGATTTCAAAAAAATTTACAGATTAAATGGTGCTATATATATAGCTAAAACAGATTTACTAATAAGACAAAAAAGTTTTGATACAAAATTTACAATACCATATATTATGGATAAAAAAAGTTCTATAGATATAGATACAATAGAAGATTTTGAACTTGCTGAATTTTATATTTCAAAATTAAACAATAGTTTTTGAGTGTATTAAAAAATCATTTTGTCTAAA
The window above is part of the Tepidibacter aestuarii genome. Proteins encoded here:
- a CDS encoding acylneuraminate cytidylyltransferase family protein yields the protein MKKILAIIPARGGSKGVPRKNIKHLYGKHLIGWTIEAAKKSKYIDRLIVSTEDKEIAEVSKKYGCEIPFLRPKELAKDDTSGIDPVIHAVNCMKNDYGYNPDYVMLLQCTSPLRNEKQIDESIELILENENSESLISITEVEHNPYWNKKIDKNGFLKDFIEYDKSKFVRRQDFKKIYRLNGAIYIAKTDLLIRQKSFDTKFTIPYIMDKKSSIDIDTIEDFELAEFYISKLNNSF
- the neuC gene encoding UDP-N-acetylglucosamine 2-epimerase, encoding MKKKVCVITGTRAEYGLLKPLIDKIDKDSELELQLIVTGMHLSPEFGFTYNEIQTDGYKIDEKIEILLSSDTNVGISKSMGLAMISFAECYERLKPDMIVVLGDRYEIFCAASCAMISRIPISHLHGGEVTEGVVDEAIRHSISKMSYIHFTSTQEYRNRVIQLGECPDRVFNVGAIGIENIKNMNLLSKEDLQKSIGFKFGEKTILVTFHPVTLEKFSSRKQFQNLLDAIDEMKNLKVIFTKANSDTNGRIINKIIDEYVNKNKEKAIAFISLGQLRYLSAMKYVDAVVGNSSSGIIEAPSFKVPTVNIGDRQKGRIQAKSVINCKPSKKDILNSFEKAFSREFKNEIKFTKNPYGDGKVSNKIMKEIKRYLFDDLINIKKPFYDIKVR